A single window of Methanothermobacter marburgensis str. Marburg DNA harbors:
- a CDS encoding energy-converting hydrogenase B subunit P: MKMVIRPHHMISLGGYIVELEFPYRNLIVVNPTDEHIKIEVPVFDEDWIEEHRKLGLRIIPVRDEDNYLSLWRREKALLEASD; this comes from the coding sequence ATGAAGATGGTTATAAGACCGCATCACATGATAAGCCTCGGCGGATACATAGTGGAACTGGAGTTCCCCTACAGGAACCTCATAGTCGTGAATCCCACCGACGAGCACATCAAGATAGAGGTCCCTGTGTTTGATGAGGACTGGATAGAGGAACACAGGAAACTGGGCCTCAGAATAATACCTGTAAGGGATGAGGATAACTACCTGAGCCTCTGGAGGAGGGAGAAGGCCCTCCTGGAGGCTTCAGATTAA
- a CDS encoding hydrogenase large subunit → MDGKREIIETEITMGTVHSAAIEPYRVRLFVEDEIVRDAEITVGVNHRGIERIMEGLPVEKANSLTEKVCGICSGVHLWNSVLVAEKGLGVEIPERASYIRIIVGELERIHSHLLYLAHGNEVLGHETFSMRLFYIRETVMELLRLIGGNRVQYGVPIIGGIRPRADLDEMKTQRISEGMDFIEEKVEAFAERFTSDPMVMSRITGVCPISRKDALRLHVTGPTLRATGVEFDLRTEMPCYDPFEFDVITQDGGDVRANLLMRVLEIFESINIIRQALRDLPDGRVVDRNWEMQDTGIVKSYVEAPRGRLYHSYAIEDGRVRGSIIRTPSMSNIGAMQYACIGHHITDAQLGIVQCDPCFTCTDRAIEIIDLNAER, encoded by the coding sequence ATGGATGGGAAAAGGGAGATAATTGAGACAGAAATAACAATGGGTACCGTGCACTCGGCAGCCATAGAACCCTACCGTGTGAGGCTGTTCGTTGAGGATGAAATAGTCAGAGACGCCGAGATAACCGTCGGGGTCAACCACAGGGGTATTGAAAGGATAATGGAGGGCCTCCCCGTGGAGAAGGCCAACAGCCTGACAGAGAAGGTATGCGGAATCTGTTCAGGTGTCCACCTCTGGAATTCAGTCCTGGTGGCTGAAAAGGGCCTTGGCGTGGAGATACCCGAAAGGGCATCCTACATAAGGATAATAGTTGGGGAACTTGAAAGAATCCACAGCCACCTTCTCTATCTGGCCCATGGAAATGAGGTCCTTGGCCATGAAACATTCTCCATGAGGCTATTCTACATAAGGGAGACAGTCATGGAGCTTCTGAGGCTCATAGGGGGTAACAGGGTACAGTACGGTGTACCCATCATTGGTGGTATAAGACCGAGGGCAGACCTTGATGAGATGAAGACCCAGAGGATAAGTGAGGGAATGGACTTCATAGAGGAGAAGGTTGAGGCCTTTGCAGAGAGGTTCACCTCCGATCCAATGGTGATGTCCCGTATAACAGGGGTCTGCCCCATAAGCAGGAAGGATGCCCTCAGATTACATGTAACAGGCCCAACACTCAGGGCAACTGGTGTTGAATTTGACTTAAGGACTGAAATGCCATGCTATGACCCATTTGAATTTGATGTCATAACCCAGGATGGTGGAGATGTCAGGGCAAACCTCCTCATGAGGGTCCTCGAGATATTTGAATCCATAAATATAATAAGACAGGCCCTGAGGGACCTCCCGGATGGAAGGGTTGTTGACAGGAACTGGGAGATGCAGGATACAGGGATAGTGAAGAGCTACGTTGAGGCCCCAAGGGGGAGACTCTACCACTCCTATGCAATAGAGGATGGAAGGGTGAGGGGTTCAATAATAAGGACACCCTCAATGTCAAACATTGGTGCCATGCAGTATGCCTGCATAGGCCACCACATCACCGATGCACAGCTCGGTATAGTGCAGTGCGATCCCTGCTTCACATGCACAGACAGGGCAATTGAAATAATAGACCTCAATGCTGAAAGGTGA
- a CDS encoding right-handed parallel beta-helix repeat-containing protein, producing MYRKVFILLLAAFFVAALSGTASGAVYNERKGEVYDTIQGALDDCGPGDSIRVDDGTYTENIQIDKENVFLTSINRGAVVINPVDPNRPVISVKAAGVGIRGFNITGGNDYGIVVNASNCTVSRNYITTAGGIKLNGSSNSTIIYNTITSGGDAIDLINSSGNLISRNIITLR from the coding sequence ATGTATAGAAAGGTATTTATTTTGTTATTGGCTGCTTTTTTTGTGGCTGCCCTTTCCGGCACAGCCTCGGGGGCTGTTTACAATGAGAGGAAGGGAGAGGTTTATGACACAATTCAGGGGGCACTGGATGATTGCGGACCTGGCGATAGTATAAGGGTGGATGATGGAACCTACACCGAAAATATCCAGATAGACAAGGAAAATGTGTTTCTCACATCAATAAATAGGGGAGCTGTTGTTATAAATCCAGTTGATCCCAATCGGCCCGTAATCAGCGTAAAGGCAGCAGGTGTTGGTATACGTGGATTCAATATAACCGGTGGCAATGACTATGGAATAGTTGTGAATGCCAGCAACTGCACAGTATCAAGAAACTACATCACCACAGCTGGAGGTATTAAACTTAACGGTTCCTCCAACAGTACAATCATATACAACACTATAACCAGTGGCGGAGACGCAATAGATCTCATAAATTCTTCAGGTAACCTGATCTCACGAAACATTATAACTCTCAGATAG
- a CDS encoding homoserine dehydrogenase, translating into MNVGLIGFGTIGAGVVEIFNTNHDLIREKTGKDLKLKRVVDLDIETDRGVDIDPEILSTDADDILNDPEIDIVIELIGGYEPARSFILRALENGKHVVTANKALLARHWDEIMATARENGVRIAFEASVGGGIPVLRALNESLAANRIKSIYGIINGTANYILTRMASEGMEFDDVLREAQRLGYAERDPTFDIEGHDTAQKLIILALLGFGVYVPEEDLHVEGISKIRRDDIEYANNELGCSVKLLATASLDDGELEMGVMPFLVPHEHLLSSVNGVFNGIYITGDFTGPVMFYGKGAGRRATASAVVADCMDIALNPESPLQPGPGVRMVESIREFRETRSRYYIRLDAVDRPGVLHEIAGAFSRHEISIESVTQKGALEGESVPIYIVTHEAAEGDIQSAIREISEIRWVTGEPVRLKIL; encoded by the coding sequence GTGAATGTTGGACTCATAGGATTTGGAACAATCGGGGCAGGGGTTGTGGAGATATTCAACACCAACCATGACCTCATAAGAGAAAAAACTGGAAAGGACCTGAAACTCAAAAGGGTGGTTGACCTTGACATAGAAACGGACCGTGGCGTTGATATAGACCCTGAGATACTCTCAACAGACGCTGATGATATCCTCAATGACCCTGAAATCGATATCGTGATAGAGCTCATAGGGGGCTATGAACCGGCCAGGAGCTTCATACTGAGGGCACTGGAAAATGGTAAGCACGTTGTAACAGCCAACAAGGCACTTCTCGCCAGACACTGGGATGAGATAATGGCCACTGCAAGGGAGAATGGAGTGAGGATCGCATTCGAGGCCAGTGTGGGTGGAGGCATACCCGTGCTGAGGGCCCTCAACGAGTCCCTTGCAGCCAACAGGATAAAATCCATTTATGGTATAATAAATGGCACAGCCAACTATATCCTCACAAGGATGGCCTCTGAGGGCATGGAATTTGATGATGTCCTCAGGGAGGCCCAGAGGCTCGGTTATGCTGAGAGAGATCCCACATTCGATATTGAGGGTCATGACACCGCCCAGAAGCTGATAATACTGGCTCTACTTGGCTTTGGCGTTTATGTACCCGAAGAGGACCTCCACGTGGAGGGTATAAGCAAAATAAGGCGTGATGACATTGAATACGCAAATAATGAGCTTGGTTGCAGTGTTAAACTTCTTGCAACGGCCTCTCTGGATGATGGTGAGCTGGAAATGGGTGTCATGCCCTTCCTTGTACCCCATGAACACCTGCTTTCATCTGTAAATGGCGTGTTCAACGGCATATACATCACAGGTGACTTCACCGGCCCTGTGATGTTCTATGGTAAGGGGGCCGGGAGGAGGGCCACTGCAAGTGCAGTTGTTGCAGACTGTATGGACATCGCCCTGAACCCTGAAAGTCCGCTGCAGCCAGGACCCGGTGTCAGGATGGTTGAATCCATAAGGGAGTTCCGAGAAACCAGATCAAGGTACTATATCAGGCTCGATGCAGTTGACAGGCCAGGGGTCCTCCATGAGATAGCCGGGGCCTTCAGCAGGCATGAAATAAGCATTGAATCGGTTACACAGAAGGGTGCACTTGAGGGGGAATCTGTACCCATATACATAGTGACCCATGAGGCAGCCGAGGGCGACATTCAGAGCGCCATCAGGGAGATATCTGAAATTCGGTGGGTCACGGGTGAACCTGTCCGCCTTAAAATACTCTAA
- a CDS encoding DUF5612 domain-containing protein, translated as MSSAALSIKTVERPGVLSEITGMIASRNINITYAHLYVERDGHGSIYMELEDVEDMESLLDEIRASKTVVDVRVHRSLEEIYGKRIIIIGGGAQVSQVAMGAISEADRHNIRGERISIDTIPLVGEAELAEAVSAVGRLPRVAALVLAGSLMGGEITRAVERVKGEHDIIVISLNMPGSVTDVVDLVVTDPIQAGVMSVMAVADTAVFNIEKVRGEKF; from the coding sequence ATGAGTTCAGCGGCTCTCAGTATAAAGACGGTTGAGAGGCCAGGGGTTCTCAGTGAGATAACCGGCATGATAGCCTCAAGGAACATAAACATCACCTACGCCCACCTCTATGTTGAAAGGGATGGCCATGGCTCCATATACATGGAACTTGAGGATGTGGAGGACATGGAGTCCCTCCTGGATGAAATCAGAGCCTCGAAAACCGTGGTTGATGTCAGGGTGCACAGGTCACTTGAGGAGATCTATGGTAAGAGGATAATCATAATAGGAGGCGGGGCCCAGGTGTCCCAGGTTGCCATGGGCGCCATCAGCGAGGCCGACAGGCACAACATAAGGGGCGAGCGCATAAGCATCGACACCATACCCCTCGTGGGCGAGGCTGAACTCGCGGAGGCTGTCAGCGCCGTTGGGAGGCTTCCAAGGGTGGCCGCACTGGTACTTGCCGGTTCACTCATGGGAGGGGAGATCACAAGGGCTGTTGAGAGGGTTAAAGGTGAACATGACATCATCGTCATAAGCCTCAACATGCCAGGGAGCGTCACAGATGTTGTGGATCTTGTGGTGACAGACCCCATACAGGCGGGGGTTATGAGTGTAATGGCGGTTGCAGACACAGCGGTTTTTAACATCGAAAAGGTAAGGGGTGAAAAATTCTAG
- a CDS encoding 4Fe-4S dicluster domain-containing protein: MKNILRIMLEGSYTNLKRILFAADRVTDMELRKRILEGTVEPEPKVAEVSCIGCAGCSNACPTGAIEMKDLDEPVEIIEGLIKKQIPVLNSEKCVHCYYCHDFCPLYALFGEPGTIHPNDVGEVEFDAGSILQKPVKISEDKLKFISQFLADKSVIKRTDTLAEAARKM; this comes from the coding sequence GTGAAGAACATATTAAGGATAATGCTGGAGGGTTCCTACACAAACCTCAAGAGGATACTCTTTGCAGCAGACAGGGTAACGGACATGGAACTGAGAAAAAGGATCCTTGAGGGCACAGTGGAACCAGAACCAAAGGTTGCGGAGGTATCATGTATAGGATGTGCTGGATGCTCAAATGCATGCCCAACAGGGGCCATCGAGATGAAGGACCTGGATGAACCAGTTGAGATCATAGAGGGCCTCATAAAGAAACAGATACCGGTCCTCAATAGTGAAAAGTGTGTTCACTGCTATTACTGCCATGACTTCTGCCCCCTCTACGCACTATTCGGGGAACCAGGGACCATCCACCCCAATGATGTGGGAGAGGTGGAATTTGACGCCGGATCCATACTTCAGAAACCCGTTAAGATAAGTGAGGACAAACTGAAGTTCATATCACAGTTTCTGGCGGATAAAAGCGTTATAAAGAGGACCGATACCCTTGCAGAGGCTGCAAGGAAGATGTAG
- a CDS encoding Ig-like domain-containing protein, with protein sequence MGVYLQDSSYNTISQNTFEDNTYSISMNGAAFNSIIDNNMTDNNFGIYNYGVNNTITANRIANSICSNIYLTGSDNSIYGNYLINGLYSFVAGNRLNNTEIGNYWSYYSGNDTNGDGLGDVPTTHGDQRPLIVDLAVIDATVTPTNIQVILRNNGRANLTRIDPTGQFMVKINCDGNETVHYINALNYGETQTITRPVGLGPGIHVVNITIPYNGTTQLLEDKNIRDACISNNNRTVNRELIPATINYGNPTVTPLNGTEPLNVTVTVEITNIGDFSKDEIVLLVVDGAIVDQKTVEVAGQSTVTVTFSIPLHNGTHSVTVNNMTPVNVTVFKPLRVLSVDPANGTLSVSPTRKIAITFSENILNGTAYDKITVKTSSGVSKKIYKTITGNRLYITPVGGWSPGVRYIITVPRNSVKTVNGVTLTSDFSSSFTSAIAVTYIDPKYGATRVSRTKTIIITFSNSILAGPAYSKITVKTSTGRLKSISKRIIGNRLYIKPVGSWRARTKYIVTVPRTAVKTSTGNMMAADFKSVFTTI encoded by the coding sequence ATAGGAGTATACCTTCAGGATTCCTCATACAACACCATATCCCAGAATACATTTGAAGATAACACGTATTCAATTTCCATGAACGGGGCCGCCTTCAACAGCATAATTGATAATAACATGACCGACAATAATTTCGGAATCTACAATTACGGTGTTAACAACACCATAACAGCTAACAGGATAGCTAATTCGATCTGCTCCAATATTTATCTAACCGGTAGCGATAATAGCATCTACGGAAACTATCTCATAAACGGTTTGTATTCCTTCGTAGCAGGTAACCGCCTTAACAACACAGAGATAGGTAACTACTGGTCATATTACTCAGGGAATGACACCAATGGGGATGGACTGGGTGATGTACCAACAACCCATGGAGACCAGAGGCCCCTCATTGTTGACCTTGCGGTGATTGATGCCACAGTAACACCCACAAACATTCAGGTGATTCTAAGGAACAACGGCAGGGCCAACCTCACACGCATAGACCCCACAGGACAGTTCATGGTTAAGATAAACTGTGATGGCAATGAAACGGTGCACTACATAAACGCACTCAATTACGGCGAGACACAGACCATAACAAGGCCAGTGGGCCTTGGGCCAGGTATCCATGTTGTCAACATAACAATCCCCTACAATGGCACAACCCAGCTCCTGGAGGACAAAAATATAAGGGATGCCTGTATAAGCAACAACAATCGCACAGTGAACAGGGAGCTGATACCGGCCACCATAAACTACGGTAACCCCACTGTAACACCTTTGAATGGGACTGAACCATTAAATGTTACTGTAACGGTTGAGATCACAAATATCGGTGATTTTTCAAAGGATGAGATTGTATTGCTTGTTGTGGATGGCGCTATAGTTGATCAGAAGACTGTCGAAGTTGCTGGACAGTCAACGGTTACGGTGACATTCAGCATCCCTCTTCATAATGGAACCCACAGTGTGACTGTAAATAACATGACACCGGTTAATGTTACAGTCTTCAAACCATTACGTGTCCTCTCAGTTGACCCGGCCAACGGCACCCTTTCAGTTTCACCAACCAGGAAGATTGCTATAACCTTCAGTGAGAATATCCTCAACGGTACTGCCTATGATAAAATAACTGTCAAAACATCCAGCGGTGTCTCCAAGAAGATTTACAAGACCATAACTGGTAACAGGCTCTACATTACCCCTGTTGGGGGATGGAGCCCCGGTGTCAGGTACATAATTACCGTACCAAGAAACTCAGTTAAAACTGTCAATGGAGTTACCCTCACCTCGGATTTCAGTTCTTCCTTTACATCTGCAATTGCTGTGACCTACATTGACCCGAAATATGGTGCGACAAGGGTTTCAAGGACCAAGACTATTATTATAACCTTCAGTAACAGCATACTGGCAGGGCCAGCCTACAGTAAGATAACGGTTAAAACATCCACTGGAAGGTTGAAGTCCATCAGTAAGAGGATCATAGGTAACAGGCTCTACATAAAACCTGTTGGCAGCTGGCGTGCACGTACAAAATACATCGTCACTGTTCCAAGGACTGCAGTTAAGACCAGCACAGGTAACATGATGGCAGCGGACTTCAAATCAGTATTCACCACCATTTAA
- a CDS encoding NosD domain-containing protein, whose amino-acid sequence MFRRTYIVGVFILTLLISGTSSGAVLNNRTGQIYDTIQGALDDCSPSDIIIVGDGIYTENIQINRENVTLMANRTGKATINAQNTDRPTVNITARKVVLNGFVITGNTGIFLKSTECRITDNRITALETGIQLFESSDNFISSNQIINCTLGIHFYNSSYNTISSNTLNSGGITLGSLSFNNTVSDNNLTNSSILIFSSFNTLLRNRIVTMGEGIYIHYADGNKLLNNTITFSGNGITLDASSYNLISGNTIANNTERGILIGKLSNNNKVSNNTIMNNRGRGIELSSFYPTSSNEISYNNIINNKVGLYIYGSVNNTVVYGNIFAANEISAENHGTDNIFNMPKPVGGNYWSDYNGVDSDRDGFGDTPYTFTGGTDNLPLIRNPARSIRIISIDPVKGAISVPRYRNITITFSSNITPGSAYSSITVKTSTGVLKYINKVVRGDKLIIVPMGGWSPGVIYRVTIPMDAIKTIDGATLSSDFSSSFTSAIAVTYIDPKYGATRVSRTKIIVITFSNGIIAGPAYSKITVKTSTGRLKSISKRIIGNRLYIKPVGSWRARTKYIVTVPRTAVKTSTGNMMAADFRSVFTTV is encoded by the coding sequence ATGTTTAGAAGGACTTATATTGTAGGAGTCTTTATTCTTACCTTACTCATATCGGGCACATCATCTGGAGCTGTTCTCAACAACAGGACGGGGCAGATTTATGACACCATTCAGGGGGCACTGGATGACTGTAGCCCCTCTGATATTATAATAGTTGGTGATGGGATCTACACTGAAAACATCCAGATTAACAGGGAAAATGTAACACTCATGGCAAACAGGACAGGAAAAGCAACGATAAATGCCCAGAACACTGATCGCCCCACTGTAAATATAACTGCTAGAAAAGTTGTTCTGAACGGATTTGTCATAACAGGTAACACTGGGATATTCCTGAAATCCACAGAATGCAGAATAACAGATAATAGAATAACAGCTCTCGAAACAGGAATACAGCTCTTTGAATCTTCGGATAACTTTATATCATCCAATCAGATAATTAACTGCACTTTGGGAATCCATTTTTACAATTCATCATATAATACGATTTCAAGCAATACATTGAATAGTGGGGGGATAACTCTAGGATCCCTTTCATTTAATAACACTGTTTCAGACAATAATCTGACCAATAGTTCAATTTTAATTTTCAGCTCATTCAATACGCTTCTAAGAAACAGAATAGTTACAATGGGGGAAGGAATTTACATCCATTATGCAGATGGTAATAAGCTTCTTAATAATACGATAACATTCAGTGGGAACGGAATAACACTCGACGCATCATCTTATAATTTAATCAGTGGTAACACTATAGCAAACAATACTGAAAGGGGCATTCTAATTGGAAAACTTTCAAATAACAATAAAGTTTCAAATAACACGATAATGAATAACAGAGGCCGTGGAATTGAACTCAGCTCATTTTATCCTACATCTTCTAATGAGATATCATATAACAACATCATCAATAACAAAGTGGGTTTATACATTTACGGATCAGTGAACAACACAGTGGTATATGGAAATATTTTTGCAGCAAATGAAATTTCAGCGGAGAATCATGGCACCGATAATATATTCAACATGCCAAAACCTGTGGGTGGTAATTACTGGAGTGATTACAATGGAGTGGATTCTGACAGAGATGGTTTTGGAGACACCCCCTACACATTTACTGGCGGAACAGATAATCTCCCGCTTATCAGAAATCCGGCTAGATCAATAAGAATAATCTCTATTGATCCGGTTAAAGGTGCTATTTCAGTTCCAAGATACAGGAATATCACTATCACATTCAGTTCCAACATCACTCCGGGGTCAGCCTATAGCAGTATAACTGTGAAGACTTCTACGGGTGTTTTAAAGTACATAAATAAAGTCGTTCGGGGTGACAAGCTTATAATAGTCCCTATGGGAGGATGGAGTCCTGGAGTGATTTACAGAGTGACCATACCCATGGATGCTATAAAAACCATTGATGGTGCAACGCTTTCCTCTGATTTCAGTTCTTCCTTTACATCTGCAATTGCTGTGACCTACATTGACCCGAAATATGGTGCGACAAGGGTTTCAAGGACCAAGATTATTGTTATAACCTTCAGTAACGGCATAATTGCGGGGCCGGCCTACAGTAAGATAACGGTTAAAACATCCACTGGAAGGTTGAAGTCCATCAGTAAGAGGATCATAGGTAACAGGCTCTACATAAAACCTGTTGGCAGCTGGCGTGCACGTACAAAATACATCGTCACTGTTCCAAGGACTGCAGTTAAGACCAGCACAGGTAACATGATGGCAGCGGACTTCAGATCAGTATTCACCACGGTTTAA
- a CDS encoding respiratory chain complex I subunit 1 family protein, producing MDASYSIISVTGTVLLGLIVSLWLPGIERKFVHARIQQRIGPPVSSPGLMAALKFFYKRTIEPCSPLPRLYNSLPIVGFISALLILIFLIPPMYTFGALASLVAVVGFLKIEEVIYVFMGSLSRSVMSLRMPFPDLAKGAKHPNVQRYFLEDLSAMRAFRLIAFGSFPIYIALFVPAVMAGSISIGDIVAYQAANGPVLFTLAGVIGTVAFFIGYMILLNEYPFAILKTKADVIEGPYMEYASKYRAFVYITRGFLMFTLGCLFSVLFIGVPPNILSWGILVNLAAAVIFPIIMAVFSAFAPVFTFKQFYPVTAAASVIGVLALVVAFV from the coding sequence GTGGACGCATCATATTCAATCATATCTGTCACTGGAACAGTCCTACTTGGATTGATTGTAAGCCTCTGGCTGCCAGGTATTGAGAGGAAATTTGTCCATGCAAGGATACAGCAGCGCATAGGACCCCCTGTTTCAAGCCCGGGACTCATGGCTGCACTCAAGTTCTTTTACAAGAGGACCATTGAGCCATGCTCACCACTCCCACGCCTCTACAACTCACTCCCCATTGTAGGGTTCATATCAGCACTCCTCATACTTATCTTCCTCATACCCCCAATGTACACCTTTGGGGCCCTCGCAAGCCTCGTGGCGGTTGTAGGATTCCTCAAGATAGAGGAGGTGATCTACGTCTTCATGGGTTCACTCTCAAGGTCAGTAATGTCCCTCAGAATGCCATTCCCTGACCTTGCAAAGGGGGCCAAACACCCCAATGTCCAGAGGTACTTCCTTGAGGATCTAAGTGCAATGAGGGCTTTCAGGCTGATTGCATTCGGTTCATTCCCCATATACATCGCACTCTTCGTGCCTGCGGTTATGGCTGGAAGCATATCCATTGGGGACATCGTGGCATACCAGGCAGCCAATGGCCCGGTACTCTTCACCCTTGCAGGGGTTATAGGTACCGTGGCATTCTTCATCGGCTACATGATACTCCTCAACGAGTACCCCTTCGCCATACTCAAGACCAAGGCCGATGTTATAGAGGGGCCATACATGGAGTACGCTTCAAAGTACAGGGCATTCGTCTACATAACTAGGGGATTCCTCATGTTCACACTGGGGTGTCTGTTCTCTGTACTTTTCATCGGGGTACCCCCAAACATACTCAGCTGGGGCATACTCGTCAACCTGGCAGCTGCAGTAATATTCCCAATAATCATGGCGGTCTTCAGTGCATTTGCACCGGTATTCACTTTCAAGCAGTTCTACCCGGTAACAGCAGCAGCATCGGTGATAGGGGTCCTGGCACTGGTGGTGGCATTCGTATGA
- a CDS encoding CRISPR-associated protein Cas4, whose protein sequence is MSIAVSMISEFMFCPMKVYLRELLGISEPGNRFAIRLRDTYLDFRAAAESRARKIDEDIRMDELESILREDLEGIIRGLDETERDKTMDLMLFEVEATANRIIRAMSTLGLSGDMVAHVLFPPLIRDYPINDPSLEIHGRVTMELVDGSYYPLKIKTSKPPFRGVWPADSLELTAHAILVEREFETETMVSFIEYILPGERRPVLADYGRREYLFDILDDIRRIKDDGEVPEVQVKPSKCASCGLAETCSREGPFK, encoded by the coding sequence ATGTCCATTGCGGTTTCCATGATATCTGAATTCATGTTCTGTCCCATGAAGGTATATCTCCGTGAACTCCTGGGGATCAGTGAGCCGGGTAACAGGTTTGCAATAAGGTTAAGGGATACTTACCTCGATTTCAGGGCAGCTGCTGAGAGCAGAGCCCGAAAGATTGACGAGGATATCAGGATGGATGAACTGGAATCCATCCTCAGGGAGGACCTCGAGGGGATAATAAGAGGCCTTGATGAAACTGAAAGGGATAAGACAATGGACCTCATGCTCTTTGAGGTTGAAGCCACTGCAAACAGGATAATTAGGGCTATGAGCACCCTTGGGCTTTCAGGAGACATGGTGGCCCATGTGCTGTTTCCCCCATTGATCAGGGATTACCCGATAAACGATCCCTCCCTTGAGATCCATGGACGTGTAACCATGGAGCTGGTTGATGGCTCCTACTACCCCCTGAAGATCAAGACCTCCAAACCTCCCTTCAGGGGTGTCTGGCCAGCCGACAGCCTTGAACTCACAGCACATGCGATCCTGGTTGAGAGGGAATTTGAGACAGAGACCATGGTTTCATTCATAGAATACATACTTCCCGGTGAGAGAAGACCCGTCCTGGCAGATTATGGGAGAAGGGAGTACCTCTTCGATATTCTGGATGACATAAGAAGGATAAAGGATGACGGTGAGGTGCCTGAAGTTCAGGTAAAACCCTCTAAATGTGCCAGCTGCGGTCTTGCAGAGACCTGCTCACGGGAGGGTCCGTTTAAGTGA
- a CDS encoding NADH-quinone oxidoreductase subunit B family protein, translating to MGLKSFSRARAVHAMLVYTGGCNGCDIEIVNAVLSPKYDAEQYKIFLTWNPREADVLIVTGPVTKQNEGPLKEIYNAIPEPKAVIAAGACALMGGVYKNIHGDIPSEEICGPVDKVIPVDAKVPGCAVRPEDVLAGAVAALPKLLEAD from the coding sequence ATGGGTCTTAAATCATTTTCAAGGGCAAGAGCTGTACATGCAATGCTCGTATACACCGGGGGATGCAACGGCTGCGACATAGAGATAGTGAACGCAGTTCTCTCACCAAAATATGACGCCGAACAGTACAAGATCTTCCTGACATGGAACCCCAGGGAGGCCGATGTACTCATAGTAACCGGTCCGGTCACAAAACAGAACGAGGGGCCACTTAAGGAGATATACAATGCAATACCAGAACCCAAGGCGGTTATAGCTGCAGGGGCCTGCGCTCTGATGGGCGGGGTCTACAAGAATATACATGGGGACATCCCCTCAGAGGAAATCTGCGGCCCAGTGGATAAGGTCATACCTGTGGATGCAAAGGTCCCTGGATGCGCGGTAAGACCTGAAGATGTCCTTGCAGGGGCAGTCGCAGCACTGCCAAAACTTCTGGAGGCAGATTGA